In Tripterygium wilfordii isolate XIE 37 chromosome 23, ASM1340144v1, whole genome shotgun sequence, one genomic interval encodes:
- the LOC119993697 gene encoding acid phosphatase 1-like, producing MSSSNQSLLFSVTLFALISSTISRSIIQMPIPSLRNIHADDDDLLCDSWRLSVETNNMGSWSTVPYECVTNVKDYMTGERYNMDTWWVTWVSLSFASTIKMADDGKDAWILGVDDALLSNLPYYQDHGYGSESFNETSYNEWVDLANAPAVPSSTFLYTLLKRYGFTIFLLSGRDEFQRKVTIENLSSQGFSGWEDLILRQDSDQGVLAVVYKSQKRLELVNKGYRIHGVSGSQWSDLLGSAVGERSFKIPNPLYNVS from the exons ATGTCATCCTCCAATCAATCTCTTCTCTTTTCAGTCACTCTCTTTGCTCTCATCTCTTCCACCATTTCCCGATCAATAATCCAAATGCCTATTCCCAGCCTGCGAAATATCCACGCTGATGATGACGATCTCTTGTGCGACAGTTGGCGATTATCCGTCGAGACCAACAATATGGGATCCTGGTCGACAGTCCCCTATGAATGCGTTACCAATGTTAAAGACTACATGACCGGTGAGCGCTACAACATGGACACCTGGTGGGTCACATGGGTCTCGTTGTCCTTTGCCAGTACTATAAAGATGGCCGACGACGGCAAGGACGCTTGGATCTTGGGTGTCGATGACGCTCTGCTCTCCAATCTTCCTTACTACCAGGACCATGGATACGG ATCAGAAAGTTTCAATGAAACTTCATATAATGAATGGGTGGATTTGGCTAATGCTCCTGCTGTACCTTCTAGTACTTTTTTGTACACGCTGCTCAAGAGGTATGGGTTCACTATATTTTTACTGTCAGGGCGCGATGAATTTCAAAGGAAAGTTACCATTGAAAACCTTTCTTCTCAAGGTTTTTCGGGCTGGGAAGATCTTATCTTGAG GCAGGATTCAGACCAGGGCGTTCTGGCAGTTGTCTACAAGTCTCAGAAGAGATTGGAGTTGGTTAATAAAGGTTACAGGATTCATGGGGTGTCTGGAAGTCAATGGAGTGATTTGCTGGGCTCTGCAGTCGGAGAACGATCCTTTAAAATCCCAAATCCATTATATAACGTTTCTTAG